One segment of Pseudodesulfovibrio sp. 5S69 DNA contains the following:
- a CDS encoding M48 family metallopeptidase translates to MSRLSLAALFLSLIPFLYIGCAPVTARPDVDPDLTAKEASIQKRMAVEGRMQKFWRLSEVSLPVLAHGVGLCGDRVTYYLGMDTNSIDNVPKEWRQAYKDALGLDERVKVTRVFAHTPAADAGFRAGDVILMINGEKVEAGDDAYEEFSSQLQEQLDTGETVSFWIERDGAPMTLNAIPAKRCDYAVLMSDDTVVNAYADGDSVVVTKGMMGYVESDDELALVVGHEMGHNVMGHISKKTGNRFIGAVLDGLLAGVTGVYTNNFANAAGMLYSQEFEQEADYMGVYFMERAGFDSTGAPNFWRRMGADNPYAISHATTHPTSAYRYLFLEQCSKEVKGKEREGKELLPNLEELHAASK, encoded by the coding sequence ATGTCCCGCTTATCCCTCGCCGCCCTGTTCCTGTCCCTCATTCCCTTCCTGTATATCGGCTGCGCGCCGGTAACCGCCCGGCCGGACGTTGATCCCGATCTGACGGCCAAGGAGGCCTCCATTCAAAAACGGATGGCCGTCGAGGGCCGCATGCAGAAGTTCTGGCGGCTCAGCGAGGTCTCCCTGCCCGTGCTGGCGCACGGCGTCGGCTTGTGCGGAGACCGGGTGACCTACTACCTGGGCATGGACACCAATTCCATCGACAACGTGCCCAAGGAGTGGCGGCAGGCGTACAAGGACGCCCTGGGCCTGGACGAGCGCGTCAAGGTGACTCGGGTGTTCGCACATACTCCGGCCGCTGACGCTGGGTTCCGTGCCGGCGACGTCATTCTGATGATCAACGGGGAGAAGGTGGAGGCCGGGGACGATGCCTATGAGGAATTCAGCAGCCAGCTTCAGGAGCAGCTCGATACGGGAGAGACCGTATCCTTCTGGATCGAGCGGGACGGAGCCCCCATGACCCTTAACGCCATCCCGGCCAAACGGTGCGATTACGCCGTCCTCATGTCCGATGACACCGTAGTCAATGCCTACGCCGACGGGGATTCCGTGGTCGTGACCAAGGGCATGATGGGGTATGTCGAAAGCGACGATGAGTTGGCGCTGGTGGTCGGGCACGAGATGGGCCACAACGTAATGGGCCACATCTCCAAGAAGACGGGCAACCGCTTCATCGGTGCGGTGCTGGACGGCCTGCTCGCGGGGGTCACGGGCGTTTACACCAACAATTTCGCCAATGCCGCCGGGATGCTGTACAGCCAGGAGTTTGAGCAGGAGGCGGACTACATGGGCGTGTATTTCATGGAGCGGGCCGGGTTCGATTCCACCGGAGCCCCGAATTTCTGGCGACGCATGGGGGCCGACAATCCTTACGCGATCAGCCACGCCACCACGCACCCTACATCGGCCTACCGGTATCTCTTCCTGGAGCAATGTTCCAAGGAAGTGAAGGGAAAAGAGAGGGAGGGCAAGGAGTTGCTCCCCAATCTTGAAGAGTTGCACGCCGCCTCGAAATAA
- the cbiQ gene encoding cobalt ECF transporter T component CbiQ, translating to MALLTEPFASGDSFLHGMDPRIRLLAALVLTVPVAVLPEFRPAWLALATGLVLVKMARLNMLVVLNRLLVVNLFIVFLWFFLPFSVPGEPVFDLGPLHATVQGIDRALLITVKSNAVVVSLMALLGTISIQNLGPALQQLGVPDKLCHILLFTHRYIFSIYQEYTTMRQAMRARGFKPRTDTHTYRTYAWLVGMLLVKSWDRAERVHGAMLCRGFRGRFYSLAAFRTRPADYLFLLACAALSASLIYMGFIQGRPL from the coding sequence GTGGCCTTACTGACCGAGCCGTTCGCCTCGGGCGATTCCTTTCTGCACGGCATGGACCCGCGCATCCGGCTCCTGGCCGCGCTGGTTCTGACCGTGCCCGTGGCCGTGCTGCCGGAGTTCAGGCCCGCCTGGCTCGCCCTGGCCACCGGTCTGGTCCTGGTCAAGATGGCCCGGCTGAACATGCTGGTCGTGCTGAACCGCCTCCTGGTGGTCAACCTGTTCATCGTTTTCCTGTGGTTCTTCCTGCCCTTTTCCGTGCCGGGCGAGCCGGTCTTCGACCTCGGCCCGCTGCATGCCACGGTCCAGGGCATCGACCGCGCCCTGCTCATCACGGTCAAGTCCAACGCCGTGGTGGTCAGCCTGATGGCCCTGCTCGGGACCATTTCCATCCAGAACCTCGGCCCGGCCCTGCAACAACTCGGCGTACCCGACAAGCTGTGCCACATTCTGCTCTTTACCCACCGCTACATCTTCTCCATATACCAGGAGTACACGACCATGCGCCAGGCCATGCGGGCGCGCGGGTTCAAGCCGCGCACGGACACGCACACCTACCGCACCTACGCCTGGCTGGTGGGCATGCTCCTGGTCAAGAGCTGGGACCGCGCGGAACGGGTCCACGGGGCCATGCTCTGCCGGGGCTTCCGGGGCCGCTTCTACAGCCTGGCCGCCTTCCGGACCCGGCCCGCCGACTACCTGTTCCTGCTGGCCTGCGCCGCGCTGAGCGCAAGCCTGATCTATATGGGCTTCATCCAAGGGAGACCGCTGTGA
- a CDS encoding ABC transporter ATP-binding protein, whose amino-acid sequence MTKPLLDIRELTTCFSSAQGIAKAVDNVSLSFMQGETLAIVGESGCGKTVLALSILGLIPDPPGRVTDGTILYRNKDLLEMSEHELMHIRGNAISMIFQEPMTALNPVFRIDDQIAEPLRLHQGFAKREALDKAVDALKLVGIPNPAKIAKSYPHELSGGMRQRVMIAMALACNPDILIADEPTTALDVTIQAQILDLMDELKARMNGSLMLITHDLGVVARMAQRVAVMYSGKIVELAGVDELYADPLHPYTKGLLASMPTLGDTRELNPIPGIVPSIFDLPEGCRFHPRCPEAYEKCSLMLPPLYEPKPGRKVRCWLYED is encoded by the coding sequence ATGACAAAACCACTGCTGGACATACGCGAGCTGACCACCTGCTTTTCCTCGGCCCAGGGCATTGCCAAGGCGGTGGATAACGTCAGCCTTTCCTTTATGCAAGGAGAAACCCTGGCCATCGTCGGCGAGTCCGGCTGCGGCAAGACCGTGCTCGCCCTGTCCATCCTCGGGCTCATACCCGATCCGCCGGGCCGCGTCACGGACGGGACCATCCTGTACCGGAACAAGGACCTCCTGGAGATGTCCGAGCACGAGCTCATGCACATCCGGGGCAACGCCATCTCCATGATATTCCAGGAGCCCATGACCGCGCTCAACCCGGTCTTCCGCATCGACGACCAGATCGCGGAACCGCTTCGCCTGCACCAGGGGTTCGCCAAGCGGGAAGCCCTGGACAAGGCCGTGGATGCGCTGAAACTGGTGGGCATCCCCAACCCGGCCAAGATCGCCAAGTCCTACCCGCACGAGCTGTCCGGCGGCATGCGCCAGCGGGTCATGATCGCCATGGCCCTCGCCTGCAACCCGGACATCCTCATCGCGGACGAGCCGACCACCGCCCTGGACGTGACCATCCAGGCCCAGATTCTCGACCTCATGGACGAGCTCAAAGCGCGCATGAACGGCTCGCTCATGCTCATCACCCACGACCTCGGCGTGGTGGCCCGCATGGCCCAGCGCGTGGCGGTCATGTACTCGGGCAAGATCGTCGAGCTGGCCGGAGTGGACGAGCTCTACGCTGACCCCCTGCACCCATACACCAAGGGGCTGCTCGCCTCCATGCCGACACTGGGCGACACCAGGGAGCTCAACCCGATCCCCGGCATCGTGCCGTCCATCTTCGACCTGCCCGAAGGGTGCCGCTTCCATCCGCGCTGCCCCGAGGCATATGAGAAGTGCTCCCTCATGCTCCCCCCGCTGTACGAACCGAAGCCGGGCCGCAAGGTCCGCTGCTGGCTCTACGAGGACTAG
- a CDS encoding amino acid ABC transporter permease has product MSAEFLNKKIGPLSLAALADTAKTLLLMTGIVWLLVLGSQRLGYNWQWYRIPQYLWTVTDKGFTWGPLMEGLGVTFRITGISLVLMLVIGLTTALMRMSNSWAAQGVARGYMELIRNTPLLIQIFFIYFVIAPILDISAFRSAVIALSLFEGAYASEIFRAGITSIDKGQWEAAMSLGMGPYAMYRHIILPQAVRRVLPPLTSQAVSLIKDSALVSTIAILDLTQRGRMIDAETFLTFEIWFTVAAIYLVVTLALSGVVWLLERQFNGLKA; this is encoded by the coding sequence ATGTCGGCTGAATTCCTGAACAAAAAAATCGGGCCCCTGTCACTCGCCGCCTTGGCGGACACGGCCAAGACTCTGCTGCTCATGACCGGCATCGTCTGGCTGCTCGTCTTGGGTTCCCAACGGCTGGGCTACAACTGGCAGTGGTACCGCATACCGCAATACCTCTGGACGGTCACGGACAAGGGCTTCACCTGGGGGCCGCTCATGGAGGGCCTTGGGGTGACCTTCCGGATCACGGGCATCAGCCTGGTCCTCATGCTGGTCATCGGCCTGACCACCGCGCTGATGCGCATGTCGAACTCCTGGGCGGCCCAGGGCGTGGCCAGGGGATACATGGAGCTGATCCGCAACACCCCCCTGCTCATTCAGATATTCTTCATCTACTTCGTCATTGCCCCCATCCTGGACATCTCCGCCTTCCGCTCGGCGGTCATCGCGCTGAGCCTGTTCGAAGGGGCCTACGCCTCGGAGATATTCCGGGCGGGCATCACCTCCATCGACAAGGGCCAGTGGGAGGCCGCAATGAGTCTCGGCATGGGACCCTACGCCATGTACCGGCACATCATTCTGCCCCAGGCCGTACGCCGCGTCCTGCCGCCCCTGACCAGCCAGGCCGTCTCCCTGATCAAGGACTCGGCCCTGGTCTCGACCATCGCCATCCTTGATCTGACCCAGCGCGGGCGCATGATCGATGCGGAAACATTTCTGACTTTCGAGATATGGTTCACCGTCGCCGCCATCTACCTCGTGGTCACCCTGGCCCTGTCCGGGGTGGTCTGGTTGCTGGAGCGACAGTTCAACGGCCTCAAGGCCTAA
- a CDS encoding O-acetylhomoserine aminocarboxypropyltransferase/cysteine synthase family protein translates to MQDHNYGPQTVALHAGHTPDQTGARAVPIYQTTAYLFRDTRHAADLFALKEPGYIYTRLNNPTTDVLEKRLAALHGGAGAVATASGMAAIFYAVTTIVSAGQNLVTGSNLYGGTQTLFEHTLKRFGIEARFVDSSDPANFAAAIDENTRLVYSEAIGNPCCNVDDLLGIAKVAHDHGLPFILDSTVAPPPIFNPFDFGCDLAVYSLTKIVGGHGTALGGAIVEKGDFDWAAGGRFPELTEPDSTYHNMNLWEALGGSSGQPCPVFTAKVRIGMLRDTGATIAPQNAFLILQGMETLPLRARQHCENARKVAEFLEGHYAVEWVNYAGLPSHPDFDRAKNTFPMGPGAVFGFGVKGGLEAGRKFIESVELCSHLANILDAKTLVIHPASTTHGQSTPEEQTAAGVPLDLVRISVGLEDADDIIDDLDRALSLSQR, encoded by the coding sequence ATGCAAGATCATAATTACGGTCCCCAGACCGTAGCCCTGCACGCGGGCCACACCCCGGACCAGACCGGCGCCCGCGCCGTGCCCATATACCAGACCACGGCCTACCTGTTCCGCGACACCAGGCATGCGGCCGACCTATTTGCCCTCAAGGAGCCGGGCTATATTTATACCCGGCTGAACAATCCGACCACGGATGTGCTCGAAAAACGGCTGGCCGCCCTGCACGGCGGAGCCGGGGCCGTCGCCACGGCCAGCGGCATGGCCGCCATCTTCTACGCGGTCACGACCATCGTGTCCGCCGGGCAGAACCTCGTCACCGGTTCCAACCTGTACGGCGGGACCCAGACCCTGTTCGAGCATACCCTCAAGCGGTTCGGCATCGAGGCGCGCTTCGTGGATTCGAGCGATCCGGCCAATTTCGCGGCGGCCATCGACGAGAACACTCGGCTGGTCTATTCCGAGGCCATAGGCAATCCGTGCTGCAACGTGGACGACCTGTTGGGCATTGCCAAGGTGGCCCACGACCACGGGCTGCCGTTCATCCTCGACTCCACCGTGGCTCCGCCGCCCATCTTCAATCCCTTCGACTTCGGTTGCGACCTCGCGGTCTACTCCCTGACCAAGATCGTGGGCGGCCATGGCACGGCATTGGGGGGCGCCATCGTGGAGAAGGGCGACTTCGACTGGGCGGCAGGGGGCAGATTCCCCGAGTTGACCGAGCCGGACTCGACCTATCACAACATGAACTTGTGGGAGGCCCTGGGCGGTTCCTCGGGCCAGCCGTGTCCGGTGTTCACTGCCAAGGTTCGCATCGGCATGTTACGCGACACCGGCGCGACCATCGCCCCGCAGAACGCTTTTCTGATCCTACAGGGCATGGAGACTTTGCCCCTGCGCGCCCGCCAGCACTGCGAGAACGCCCGCAAGGTGGCGGAGTTCCTGGAAGGGCACTATGCGGTGGAGTGGGTCAACTATGCCGGGCTGCCGAGCCATCCCGACTTCGACCGGGCCAAAAACACCTTCCCCATGGGGCCGGGCGCGGTCTTCGGCTTCGGGGTCAAAGGCGGGCTGGAGGCGGGCCGCAAGTTCATCGAGTCCGTGGAGCTCTGCTCGCATCTGGCCAACATCCTGGACGCCAAGACCCTGGTCATCCACCCGGCCTCCACCACCCACGGCCAGTCCACCCCCGAGGAGCAGACGGCCGCGGGCGTTCCCTTGGACCTGGTGCGCATCTCCGTGGGCCTGGAGGACGCGGACGATATCATCGACGACCTGGACCGGGCGTTGTCGCTGTCGCAGCGGTAG
- the trmFO gene encoding methylenetetrahydrofolate--tRNA-(uracil(54)-C(5))-methyltransferase (FADH(2)-oxidizing) TrmFO yields the protein MAHVVIVGGGLAGCDCAWQLANAGVSVTLFEMKPEKRSEAHTEDGLAELVCSNSFRATGPAAAIGLLKEEMERLGSLVMEAAFATRVPAGGALAVDRTLFSEYITQKIEDHESITVIRREIVSLDDEALGGCDAVVIAAGPLASPELTESLMAAVGDERLYFYDAIAPIVSRDSVDFDKAFWGSRWKPEDDDYLNCPMDEAEYKAFVAALLAGEKVKPREFEKEVHFEACLPVEAMAERGEMTLAFGPLKPVGFTDPRTGERPFAIVQLRTENADKTAFNLVGFQTKLKYPEQKRIFRMIPGLEKAEFLRLGSIHRNTYVNAPEALDETLQLKNRPGVYLAGQITGVEGYLESAACGLWLGLSMGRRLRGEALPEPPVETALGALMNHLRTRPDKRFQPSNVNFGLMPGLEGRIKKKLRKEAYGKRAQAAFAAWIEQAGLKD from the coding sequence ATGGCACATGTGGTGATCGTGGGCGGCGGCCTGGCGGGGTGCGACTGCGCCTGGCAGTTGGCGAACGCCGGGGTCTCGGTGACCCTCTTCGAGATGAAGCCGGAAAAGCGCAGCGAGGCGCACACCGAGGACGGGCTGGCCGAGTTGGTCTGTTCCAATTCCTTCCGCGCCACCGGACCGGCCGCAGCCATCGGTCTGCTCAAGGAGGAGATGGAGCGCCTCGGCAGCCTGGTCATGGAGGCGGCTTTCGCCACCCGTGTGCCCGCGGGCGGGGCCCTGGCCGTGGACCGCACCCTGTTCTCCGAATACATCACGCAAAAGATCGAAGATCACGAGTCGATCACCGTGATCCGCCGGGAAATTGTCTCCCTGGACGACGAGGCGCTTGGCGGATGCGATGCGGTGGTCATCGCCGCAGGGCCCCTGGCCAGCCCGGAGCTGACCGAGAGCCTGATGGCCGCGGTGGGCGACGAGCGGCTCTATTTCTACGACGCCATTGCGCCCATCGTGTCGCGCGACTCCGTGGATTTCGACAAGGCGTTCTGGGGTTCGCGCTGGAAGCCCGAGGATGACGACTACCTGAATTGCCCCATGGACGAGGCCGAGTACAAGGCCTTCGTGGCCGCGCTGCTGGCGGGTGAGAAGGTCAAGCCGCGCGAGTTCGAGAAGGAGGTCCACTTCGAAGCCTGCCTGCCCGTGGAGGCCATGGCCGAGCGCGGGGAGATGACCCTGGCTTTCGGCCCGCTCAAGCCCGTGGGGTTCACGGACCCGAGGACCGGCGAGCGGCCGTTCGCCATCGTCCAACTGCGCACCGAGAACGCGGACAAGACCGCCTTCAACCTGGTGGGCTTCCAGACCAAGCTCAAGTACCCGGAACAGAAGCGCATCTTCCGCATGATCCCGGGATTGGAGAAGGCCGAATTCCTGCGGCTGGGGTCCATCCACCGCAACACCTACGTCAACGCGCCCGAGGCCCTGGACGAGACCCTGCAACTAAAGAACCGGCCCGGCGTGTATCTGGCCGGGCAGATCACCGGGGTGGAGGGATATCTGGAGTCGGCGGCATGCGGGCTGTGGCTCGGGCTGTCCATGGGACGGCGGCTGCGCGGCGAAGCTTTGCCCGAGCCGCCCGTGGAGACGGCCCTGGGCGCGCTTATGAATCACTTGCGGACCAGGCCGGACAAGCGGTTCCAGCCGTCCAACGTCAATTTCGGGCTCATGCCCGGCCTCGAAGGCCGGATCAAGAAGAAGCTCAGAAAGGAAGCCTACGGCAAGCGCGCCCAGGCGGCGTTCGCAGCCTGGATCGAGCAGGCGGGTCTGAAAGACTGA
- a CDS encoding amino acid ABC transporter permease translates to MSPTTEKRLKITLLDAAILAALAGAFGYIIFEAATGLNYHWNWAVIPQFLVRFDAKSGSWAPGLLTLGLFTTIRLSVWSGILAVILGVFIGLLRVSPSLFKRQVGAVYVGLIRNTPPLVLIFIFYFFIGDQIMSLLGVEHVIYGLSDGAREVLSWFFGPMNRFPRFLSALITLALFEAAYIAEIVRAGIDSVESGQWEASAGTGMTRFQTLLYVILPQALQRMLPALAGQFISIIKDSAIVSVISIEELTFQAQQLMTTTYRSFEIWILVLAMYFALTFLCSLIVRKLELTLSR, encoded by the coding sequence TTGTCTCCGACAACCGAAAAGCGCCTGAAGATCACCCTGCTGGACGCCGCCATCCTGGCGGCTCTGGCAGGGGCCTTCGGCTACATTATTTTCGAGGCCGCCACCGGGCTCAACTACCACTGGAACTGGGCGGTCATCCCGCAATTCCTGGTGCGCTTCGACGCGAAGAGCGGGTCGTGGGCCCCCGGCCTGCTGACGCTCGGGCTGTTCACCACCATCCGCCTGTCCGTCTGGTCCGGCATCCTGGCTGTCATCCTCGGCGTCTTCATCGGGCTGCTCCGGGTCAGCCCGAGCCTGTTCAAGCGCCAGGTGGGCGCGGTTTACGTGGGGCTCATCCGCAACACCCCGCCGCTGGTGCTCATCTTCATCTTCTATTTTTTCATCGGCGACCAGATTATGTCCCTGCTCGGCGTGGAGCATGTCATCTACGGGCTGTCCGACGGAGCCCGTGAGGTCCTGAGCTGGTTCTTCGGCCCCATGAACCGATTCCCCCGGTTCCTGTCCGCTCTGATCACCCTGGCCCTGTTCGAGGCGGCCTACATCGCGGAGATCGTCCGCGCGGGCATCGACTCCGTGGAGTCCGGCCAATGGGAGGCCTCCGCGGGGACCGGCATGACCCGCTTCCAGACCCTGCTCTACGTCATTCTGCCCCAGGCCCTGCAGCGGATGTTGCCAGCTCTGGCCGGACAGTTTATATCTATAATCAAGGACTCGGCCATCGTTTCCGTCATCTCCATCGAAGAGCTGACGTTTCAGGCCCAGCAACTCATGACGACCACGTATAGGAGTTTCGAGATCTGGATACTGGTCCTGGCCATGTATTTCGCGCTCACGTTCTTGTGCTCCCTGATAGTCCGCAAACTGGAACTGACGCTGAGCAGGTGA
- a CDS encoding ferredoxin-thioredoxin reductase catalytic domain-containing protein, translating to MDAKQLYEMLKKVQEPKGYYFNKDMDMTMPLLESLLTNKERFGYMACPCRLANGEYEADKDILCPCVYREADVQEYGACFCALYVSKEFNDGTIEKQVVPERRPPEKILF from the coding sequence ATGGACGCCAAGCAGCTCTATGAAATGCTGAAAAAGGTCCAGGAGCCCAAGGGGTACTATTTCAACAAGGACATGGACATGACCATGCCCCTGCTGGAAAGCCTGCTGACCAACAAGGAACGCTTCGGCTACATGGCCTGTCCCTGTCGGCTGGCGAACGGCGAATACGAAGCGGACAAGGACATCCTATGCCCCTGCGTCTACCGCGAGGCGGACGTCCAGGAATACGGCGCCTGCTTCTGCGCCCTGTACGTCAGCAAGGAGTTCAACGACGGCACCATCGAAAAGCAAGTGGTCCCGGAACGCAGGCCGCCCGAGAAGATTCTCTTCTAA
- a CDS encoding HD domain-containing protein, with amino-acid sequence MITRDEAFSLLKAHNSEASLINHALESEAVMRGLARKLGKDEELWGITGLLHDLDYAVTKEQHGRHGLDTVKLLDGKLPVEALDAIRRHAAEMNGAEDPETDFDFALRCGETVTGMVHAGALVRPTKIDGMKPKSLKKKMKDKAFAASVNRDCIRECDKIGLELGEFLQIAIDSVSGIAAEVGLAAD; translated from the coding sequence ATGATAACCCGAGACGAAGCCTTTTCCCTGCTCAAGGCCCACAACAGCGAAGCCAGCCTGATCAACCACGCCCTGGAATCCGAAGCCGTCATGCGCGGCCTGGCCCGCAAGCTGGGCAAGGACGAGGAGCTGTGGGGCATCACCGGCCTGCTGCACGACCTGGACTACGCCGTGACCAAGGAACAGCACGGCCGCCACGGCCTGGACACCGTGAAGCTGCTCGACGGCAAACTCCCGGTCGAAGCGCTGGACGCCATTCGCCGCCACGCCGCCGAGATGAACGGGGCCGAGGACCCGGAAACCGACTTCGACTTCGCCCTGCGCTGCGGTGAGACCGTCACCGGCATGGTCCACGCGGGCGCCCTGGTGCGGCCCACCAAGATCGACGGCATGAAGCCCAAAAGCCTCAAGAAGAAGATGAAGGACAAGGCGTTCGCCGCCTCGGTCAACCGCGACTGCATCCGCGAGTGCGACAAGATCGGCCTGGAGCTCGGCGAATTCCTGCAAATCGCCATAGACTCGGTGTCCGGCATCGCCGCCGAGGTGGGCCTGGCCGCGGACTAG
- a CDS encoding transporter substrate-binding domain-containing protein: protein MKRLRILAITTLFILLASAFGCSQEPIQQKTDKNAPAATAATPESGSQLDVILKRGTIRVGFDTFKPWAMKDKNGEYIGFEIEVARQMAKDMGVKVEFVPTKWSGIIPALLTGKFDIIIGGMSVTPQRNLKVNFSLPYEYSGMSIVASKKLAGGRSSIDDFNNPATTIAVRLGTTAAEAAKNFLPKAKILFFDEESQTIQELLNARVHAVVASNPLPLNLSKEYADQLYLPLKDDFTKEPIAFAVKKGDLDFLNWLNNWVRVTMSKGWLQNRYEYWFFTNDWENQIQ from the coding sequence ATGAAACGCCTTCGCATCCTGGCCATCACCACACTTTTCATCCTGCTCGCATCCGCTTTCGGGTGCAGCCAGGAACCCATCCAACAGAAAACGGACAAGAACGCACCGGCCGCGACCGCCGCAACCCCGGAATCCGGCAGCCAGCTCGACGTCATTCTCAAGCGCGGCACCATCCGGGTCGGCTTCGACACCTTCAAGCCCTGGGCCATGAAGGACAAAAACGGTGAATACATCGGCTTCGAGATCGAGGTGGCCCGCCAGATGGCCAAGGACATGGGGGTCAAGGTCGAATTCGTGCCCACCAAGTGGTCCGGCATCATCCCGGCCCTGCTGACCGGCAAGTTCGACATCATCATCGGCGGCATGTCCGTGACGCCCCAGCGCAACCTCAAGGTGAACTTCTCCCTGCCCTACGAGTACTCGGGCATGTCCATCGTGGCCAGCAAGAAGCTCGCCGGGGGACGCTCCTCCATAGACGACTTCAACAACCCGGCCACGACCATCGCCGTGCGCCTGGGCACCACTGCGGCCGAGGCGGCCAAGAACTTCCTGCCCAAGGCCAAAATTCTCTTCTTCGACGAGGAATCCCAGACCATCCAGGAACTGCTCAACGCGCGCGTGCACGCCGTGGTCGCCTCCAACCCGTTGCCGCTCAACCTGTCCAAAGAGTACGCGGACCAACTCTACCTGCCACTCAAGGACGACTTCACCAAGGAGCCCATCGCCTTTGCCGTCAAAAAGGGCGACCTCGACTTCCTGAACTGGCTGAACAACTGGGTCCGGGTGACCATGAGCAAGGGCTGGCTGCAGAATCGGTACGAATACTGGTTCTTCACCAACGACTGGGAAAATCAGATTCAATAG
- a CDS encoding ABC transporter ATP-binding protein — protein MALLELINVTKHFKVSGGLMGLTTGTVRAVDGVTLSVERGQTLGLVGESGCGKSTLAKCIMGLEPVTSGEVIFGNRSINAWDEKKLRSKMQMIFQDPYSSLNPRQKIGSIIREGLDIHNIGTKEERREKVQHLLKLVGLRPEHGNRYPHEFSGGQRQRVAVARSLALDPKLVVCDEPVSALDVSVQAQVLGLLKDLQEHLDLTYVFISHDLSVVSHICDRVAVMYLGRIMEIGESRTLFADPKHPYTKALLSAVLRPDPTDRPERIALTGDLPSPMNPPAGCPFHPRCPEAFDKCRNGRPELMDQPDGMRTACWLYGGQ, from the coding sequence ATGGCCCTGCTCGAACTGATCAACGTAACCAAGCACTTCAAGGTCTCCGGCGGCCTGATGGGGCTGACGACCGGCACCGTGCGCGCCGTGGACGGCGTGACCTTAAGCGTGGAACGCGGCCAGACCCTCGGGCTGGTGGGCGAATCCGGGTGCGGCAAGTCCACCTTGGCAAAATGCATCATGGGGCTTGAGCCGGTCACCTCCGGCGAGGTCATTTTCGGCAACCGGTCCATCAACGCATGGGACGAGAAGAAGCTGCGCTCCAAGATGCAGATGATCTTCCAGGACCCGTACTCCTCCCTGAACCCGCGCCAGAAGATCGGCTCCATCATCCGCGAGGGGCTGGACATCCACAACATCGGGACCAAGGAGGAGCGCCGCGAAAAGGTCCAGCACCTGCTCAAGCTGGTCGGCCTGCGGCCCGAGCACGGCAACCGCTACCCCCACGAATTTTCCGGCGGCCAGCGGCAACGCGTGGCCGTGGCCCGGTCCCTGGCGCTGGACCCCAAGCTGGTGGTCTGCGACGAGCCGGTGTCCGCCCTGGACGTCTCGGTCCAGGCCCAGGTCCTCGGCCTGCTCAAGGACCTTCAGGAGCACCTGGACCTGACCTACGTGTTCATCTCCCACGACCTGTCCGTGGTCAGCCACATCTGCGACCGGGTGGCGGTCATGTACCTCGGCCGGATCATGGAGATCGGCGAAAGCCGGACCCTGTTCGCCGACCCCAAGCACCCGTACACCAAGGCGCTCCTGTCCGCCGTGCTCCGGCCCGACCCGACCGACCGGCCCGAACGCATCGCCTTGACCGGCGACCTGCCGAGCCCCATGAATCCGCCCGCGGGCTGCCCCTTCCACCCCCGCTGCCCCGAGGCCTTCGACAAGTGCCGGAACGGACGCCCGGAGCTCATGGACCAGCCCGACGGCATGCGCACCGCCTGCTGGCTCTACGGCGGCCAGTAA
- a CDS encoding glutaredoxin family protein, producing the protein MNDIKVYALSTCIHCRNAKKYLDECGVKYECVHVDELTGDERKKIVQEVKERNPAVSFPTIVIKDKVIVGFHKDQIDEALKED; encoded by the coding sequence ATGAACGACATCAAAGTCTATGCTCTATCTACCTGCATCCATTGCAGGAATGCCAAGAAATATCTGGACGAATGCGGTGTGAAATACGAATGCGTCCACGTGGACGAACTGACCGGCGACGAGCGCAAAAAGATCGTCCAGGAGGTCAAGGAGCGCAATCCCGCGGTTTCCTTCCCGACCATCGTCATCAAGGACAAGGTCATCGTCGGCTTCCACAAGGACCAGATCGACGAAGCCCTCAAGGAGGATTAG